Genomic window (Echinicola jeungdonensis):
TGTTTAATTAAATTTATTTATTTTCTTCTAATCCTAATTCTTCCAAGACAAAGTCTGAGTAATCATGGACCGGGTCGGTATAAATCATAGATAAATCTGCCGCCTTGTCAAACATAATTGCTATTCCCTGTCTTTTTGCCACCTTGTCGATAGCATCAATATTTCAGATTGAAGGGGCTGCAACAATTCGGGCCTGTTTTTGATAATATTGGCCTTTTATGCCAAAAACCCGGGTGTTAAAGGCCGTTGCTTCCTTTTCCTTTTCTTTAATGGCCTCCAATCTTTCATTGTACATTTCCTCTGTCAACAAAACTTCTTCTGCTTTTAGGGAATTGTACATTTCTTTTTATCTCCTGCTCCAAATTCTGTGCCTCTTTTTTCCAGGCATTACCCAATGCCTTTAAATCCTCCTGAATTTTTTTATACTCAGGATGTTTATTTAGCACATATTCCGAGTCTACAAACCCTATCTTCTTGGGCCATAACACCAGAAATAGCAACAGCAGCAAAAGTAATAATTTTAAACACTTTTCCATGTTTATCTAAACTGTTGTCCGATGGTAAAGTGGAACATTCCTCCACTTGGCTGGTCACTACCTGGTGCTGGATCAAACCCATATCCCCAATCGATACCCAATAGCCAAAGGCAGGCATAAAAATCCTTGCCCCAAAACCTGCAGATTTTTTCAAATCATAAGGGTTAAATTCTGCATATTTCCCCCAGTTGTTCCCTGCTTCAGCAAAGCCAAGTAAAAAGATGGTTGCCGATGGGTTGGGAGAAACCAGGAACCTCATTTCCATTACATGTTTGTTGTAAACAATCCCTCCAAAAGGATCTGCACCTGCCTGTCCTCTTTGTTTCTCTTCCGGGAGTCAAGACCTGGTTTTCATAACCCCTCAAGCCTACAATTTCTCTGGCCAAGGGAGAAGTTATTGAAGGTCATACCATCACCCCCCATTACAAATCGTTCAAGTGGGATAATTCCTATTTTGTTGCCATAAGACCCCAGGAATCCCCATATGGGTCCGGGCACTGACTACAAATTTGCTTGAACCAAACATAGGAGAGTAGAACTTGGCATCAAACATCCATTTATGGTATTCAAGCCATTTGTATTTCTCCTCATCCGGGGATTCCCTGCTTATATTATTATTAAATGCTGAATATGGCGGTGTGAAGCTAGCACTAAGGGAAATATTGGATCCCCGTCTTGGATAAATGGGGCTATCCACATTACTTCTGGAGACAGTAGTATTCAGGGTCAAACTGTTGGATTTCCCGTAGCATAGCTCAACCCAAAGCTTCTTCCAAACTCATCAAACTCATATATCTGGAATTGGATGGAATTACTGATATTAAAGTAATCATCAGGCAGGTCACCCGCTTGCCAAACCAAGGTCAGCCCGGTAATTTTGAAGAAACCAAGTTCATTTCCAAAGTTGGAGCGGTCGTATAGATCCAATTGCCTTTGCACGGAATGGTTAAAGCTAAAGGAAAGTGCATTGGGTTTCCTTCCTCCAAACCAAGGTTCGTGAAGGAGAAGCTGTAATTCTGGAAGCTTTTTCCATTTGGCCTGTACCCTAAGGGAAAGCTTTTGGCCATCTCCGACGGGCAGAGGTCTCCATTTGGAGAATCACTGATATTTTTTATGGAAAAGTTATTAAATACCAATCCAACAGTTCCCACAAATCCATAGAAACCTCCCCAACCACCTGATAACTCGATTTGGTCATTGGTCTTTCTTCCAGTTGGAATGTGATGTCCACAGTGGCATCCTCAAAATTGGGCTGCAAATTAGGTTCTATGGTTTCAGGGTTAAAATAGCCCACCTGCGACAATTCCCGTATGGTTCTAACCAGTAAAGACCTGTCAAATTTCTGCCCAGGCAAAATCCTGATTTCCCTCATGACCACATGGTCGGATGTCCTCTCATTACCCTCAATAGAAACACTATTTACAGTAACCTGAGGACCTTCAAAAATCTCATTTCAATATCATGGAATCTTTTTCCACATTGACCTCTACAGGTTCAATGGTAAAAAAGAGGTAACCATCATCTTGGTAAAGGGAGCTGATATCATCCCCTCTGTGGGATCATATTGATCCGTTTATCCAACAGTTCCTTATTATAAATATCCCCTTTATCAATCCCAGCCTATTATGGAGTTCCTCATTAGAATGGATGTAATTACCGGTAAAGGTAATATCGCGGTAATAATACTGTTTCCCCTCCTCTAGCTCTATATATCATATTTACCCTTTGGGGATCAAAGGTGTACACAGAGTCCCGGAGGATTTCTGCATCCCGGTAACCTTTGTTTTGGTAAAAGTTGATTACTTTTTCCTTATCCTTTCTGAATTCTTTTTTATTGAATTTGGAAGAATTGAAGAAATTGAGTTTAAAGTTTTTATGGATATAGGTTTTTACCTCCGATCAGTAACTGGATTTGTTTGAGAAATGGCTTTGGAAACATCTTCAGCATCTGCCTCAAACAAGCGGTAAATAAATCCCTGAAATATGAACACGGCATGTTCATTGGTCTTTTTCATTTTTTTCTTGACCTTGGCATCAGCAAAATTTTCATTTCCAGCTATCTTGATTTCATTAATTTTGATCTTGGACTTTTTTGTCC
Coding sequences:
- a CDS encoding BamA/TamA family outer membrane protein translates to MTLNTTVSRSNVDSPIYPRRGSNISLSASFTPPYSAFNNNISRESPDEEKYKWLEYHKWMFDAKFYSPMFGSSKFVVSARTHMGIPGVLWQQNRNYPT
- a CDS encoding POTRA domain-containing protein, with amino-acid sequence MREIRILPGQKFDRSLLVRTIRELSQVGYFNPETIEPNLQPNFEDATVDITFQLEERPMTKSSYQVVGEVSMDLWELLDWYLITFP
- a CDS encoding POTRA domain-containing protein, with product MHKNFKLNFFNSSKFNKKEFRKDKEKVINFYQNKGYRDAEILRDSVYTFDPQRVNMIYRARGGETVLLPRYYLYR